In Spirosoma pollinicola, the genomic window ATGCGCGTGAAATTGTTGTTGCTCTCTGTCTTTGCTTTGCCATATCGGCCAAGACCAACAGAACTCCTGCGGTTATCCATCGTCAGTTTTACCTGTACAATGGCCCGCAATTGGCCATAGTCAGCTCCTACTAATCGAATTAACGGTTTTATCCGGTCGAGGAGCCAGAGAATCAGGCTTGTCATGCCAATTAGTTTTTTAGAGCGTGAATAAACTCTTCGGCTATACCCGTTTGCCCTTCGCTGCCTGTGAGTTCGGCAAACAGTTGCTCAAGCGATTCGGGTCGTTGATGCTGAAGCTCGGCAAAGGTGCCATCGGCAATAATCTGGCCTTTATTGATGATGATAATCCGGTCCGAAATTTTCTCCACAACGTCCATAATATGCGAACTGTAGAAAATGGTTTTGCCACTATTAGCCAACTGACGCATTATTTCTTTAACCAGCACAACTGCATTGGCATCTAGACCCGACAGGGGTTCGTCCAGAAAAATAACATCCGGATTATGCAGCAATCCCGAAATGAGCAGCACTTTTTGGCGCATACCCTTCGAGAAGGTCGTCATGCGGGCGTTTGAATGGTCACTAAGTTGAAACAGACGAAGCAACTCAAGTGC contains:
- a CDS encoding ABC transporter ATP-binding protein, with the translated sequence MVPVIQLQNIHKFYGSTPVLKGIDLSVSSGQIVGYIGPNGAGKSTTIKILIGMLPDFTGEATVLGMDVKTQALDIKRRIGYVPENAALYDTLTPMEYLQFIGQLYDLDAAHIERKALELLRLFQLSDHSNARMTTFSKGMRQKVLLISGLLHNPDVIFLDEPLSGLDANAVVLVKEIMRQLANSGKTIFYSSHIMDVVEKISDRIIIINKGQIIADGTFAELQHQRPESLEQLFAELTGSEGQTGIAEEFIHALKN